The Longimicrobium sp. genomic interval TGCAGCGCCGCCAGCAGCGGGTGCTGCGGCGGATGCACGACGAGGTGGTGCGCGACTTCGCCCGCGCCTGCGGCCGCCTTTCGCGCCGCCTGTCGTGGTACCCCGCCCACGTCTCGTTCGACGATCCCCGCGAGGCGCCGCCGATGCGCACGGTGCTGGCGGCGCTGGTCGAAACGCACGTGGCCGAGCTGCGGTCGAAGCTGGGCGCCGTCCAGTCGGCCGAACAGCAGGACCTGGCGCACGAGGCGCGGATCGCGGCCAAGCGCCTGCGCTACCTGCTGGAGCCGTTCCGCGACGAGCTCCCCGGCGCCGCCGAAGTCGTCAAGCGCATCAAGGGAATGCAGGACCTGTTCGGCGACATGCACGATGCCCACGTCGCCGCGGAGATCATCGCCGAGGCGCGGGAGGAAGCCGTGGTGGTGGCTCCGCCCCCCGACCCCATCCCCGGGCTGGAGGCCCTTGCCGCCATCGCGCGGGCGGAAACGGAGCGGCTGTTCCGCGAGGCGCAGGGCGTGTGGCTGGGCGGCCGCGCCGACGAGTTCTTCGCCGCCGTCGACCAGGTGCTCGCCGAACTGCGGGGCGCGGGAGAGAACCGCGAGATCGAGCGGAAGTACCTGCTCCGCCGCATGCCTCCGCTTCCGGAAGGCGCCATCCGCACCGACATCGCCCAGGGCTACCTGCCCGGCGAGCGCCTGAACGAGCGCGTGCGCCGGGTGCGGCGCGGGGACGAGGTGCGCTACTATCGCACCATCAAGACGGGGAGCGGCCTCAGCCGGATGGAGCTGGAGGAAGAGACCAGCGAGCGCATCTTCCGCCACCTGTGGCGGCTGACGCAGGGCGCCCGCATCCGCAAGCTCCGCTTTCGCGTGGCGGAGGGCGACCTGACGTGGGAGATCGACCGGTTCCGCGGCCGGCGGCTGGCGCTGGCCGAGGTGGAGCTGCCGTCGGAGGACGCCGACGCGCCGATCCCCGAGTGGCTGGCTCCCTACGTGGAGCGCGAGGTGACCGGCGAGAAGGAGTACGTGAACATCAACCTGGCCGGCTGACCGTCCCACGGAAAAACGGAACCCGCGTGCGGTGGCAGGCATACCACCGTACGCGGGTTTTCCGCATGCGTCGCCGCCGCCCTCCATCCATCCAGATGCGCATCTTCCGAATCATCGCTCCGCTGGTCCTGGCGCTGGCCGCCTGCTCGCCGCCGGGCGCGCCTGCACCGGCCGCTTCGCCGCGCCCCGCGCCCGGCATCCCGGAGATCCGGTTCGACCACCGCGGCGACACGCTGGTCATTACCGACACGCTGCCGAACGGGCTCGTGTACTACGTTCGCCACAACGCCGAGCCGCGCAACCGGGCGGAGCTGCGGCTGGTGCTGAACGTGGGATCGGTGCTGGAAGACGACGACCAGCTGGGGCTGGCGCACTTCCTGGAGCACATGGCCTTCAACGGCACCCGCCGCTTCGCCCGCAACGAGCTCATCGACTACCTGGAGCGCGTCGGCATGCGCTTTGGGCCCGACGTGAACGCCAGCACCTCGTTCGACGAAACCGTCTACATGCTGCAGCTGCCCACGGACAGCGCGGGCGTGCTGGACACCGGGCTGACCATCCTGGAGCACTGGGCCAGCGGCATTGCGCTGGACTCGGCGGAGATCGAGGCGGAGCGCGGCGTGGTGATCGAGGAGTGGCGCCGCTGGCGGGGCGCGGGGGCGCGCGTGTCGGACCGCCAGTTCCCCTTTCTGTTCGCGGGCTCGCGCTACGCCGAGCGTTCGCCCATCGGCGACCCGGAGATCATCCGCACCTTTCGCCACGAGACGCTGCGCCGCTTCTACCAGCAGTGGTACCGCCCGGAGCTGATGGCGGTGGTGGCGGTGGGCGACTTCGACCCCGCTGAGATGGAGCGGAAGATCCGCGAGGTGTTCGGCGCCATCCCGGCGTTGGGCGGGCCGGCGCGCCCGGAGATCGCGGTGCCGGCGCGGGACAGCGCGCGGGTGATCGTCACGGTGGACCCGGAGATCACCAGCACGGCCCTGAGCGTCAACTGGTTTCGCCCGGCGCGCAGGGACTGGTCGCCCGGCGGCTTCCGCCTGGGGCTGGTGGAGTCGATGTTCGCGGGGATGCTGGGCGACCGGCTGAACGACATCAGCCTGCGGCCCGACGCGCCGTTCCTGGACGTGGGCTCGTACCTGGGCGGCTCGCTGCGCCCGGTAGAAACGTTCGCGCTGAGCGCCGCCGTGCCGCAGGGCGGGGTGGAGCGCGGGCTGGCCGCCGTGCTCACCGAGGTGCAGCGTGCCGCGCGCCACGGCTTTACCCCAGCGGAGCTGGAGCGTGAAAAAGCGGAGTTCCTGCGGATGTGGGAGCAGATGTACGCCGAGCGCCACAAGACCACCAGCGGCCAGTACGCGGGCCAGTACGCCGAGCACTTCCTGCGCGGCGGCCTGCTGCGGACGCTGGACGAGGAGTGGGCGATGCTGAACGCGTTCCTCCCCGGCATCACCGTGGAGGACGCCAACGAGGTCGCTCGCGGCTACGCGGCCATGCGCGACCGCACGGTTCTGGTCACCGCCCCCGAGCACGCCGGCGCATCCCTCCCCGACGAGCGCAGGCTGGCCGCCATCTCCGATTCCGTGGCGCGCGCGCCCGTGGAGCCGTACCGCGAAACGGCATCCGAGGCGCCACTGCTGGCGCAGCTGCCGGCGGCGGGAAGGATCGTATCGGAAGAGTTCGTCCCCGAGGCGGGCATCACCCGGTGGGCGCTGAGCAACGGCGCGCAGGTGGTGCTGAAGCCAACGGACTTCCAGGACGACCAGGTACTGTTCGCCGCCACCAGCCCCGGCGGGCTGTCGCTGCTCCCCGACAGCCTGTACCTGCACGGCCGGCTTGCGACCGCGGCGGTGCAGGTGGGCGGCGTGGGCGCACTGGGGCTGACGGAGCTGCAGCGGCGGCTGGCGGGAAAGGCGGCCAGCGTGGGTACCACCATCGGCGAGCTGCAGGAGACGGTGAACGGCTACGCGGCGCCGCGCGACGTGGAAACCCTATTCCAGCTGGTGCACCTGTACTTCACCGCCCCTCGCCGCGACACCGCCGCGTGGGAAGCCTTCCGCCAGCGCGGGCGCGAGATGCTGCGCAACCGGGGCGCCACCCCGGAAAGCGCCTTCGGCGACACGCTGACCGCCGTGCTCACGCAGCGGCACCCGCGCGCGCGGCCCTTCACCGCGGCCATGTACGACTCGCTGGACCTGGACCGGGCAATCGCCATCTACCGGCAGCGCTTCGCCGACGCGGGCGACTTCACCTTTTTCCTGGTAGGCAGTTTTCAGCCGCACGAGGTGCGCCCGTTCGTGGAGCGCTACCTGGCCAGCCTGCCCGCCACCGGCGCGCGCGAACGCTGGCGCGACTCCGGCATCCGTCCGCCCGCGGGGGTGGTGGAAAAGACGGTGCGCCGCGGCGTGGAGCCCAAGGCGCGGACCACGCTCTATTTCACGGGCCCCGCGCAGTTCTCGCGCGAGGCACGGTCCGAGATCACCAGCCTGGCCGACGCGCTGGAGATCCGCCTGCGCGAACGGCTGCGCGAGCAGCTGGGCGGAACCTACGGGGTAACGGTGAGCGCCAACGTGTCGCGCGACCCCGTGCCGCAGTACGCGGTGGCGA includes:
- a CDS encoding CHAD domain-containing protein, whose amino-acid sequence is QRRQQRVLRRMHDEVVRDFARACGRLSRRLSWYPAHVSFDDPREAPPMRTVLAALVETHVAELRSKLGAVQSAEQQDLAHEARIAAKRLRYLLEPFRDELPGAAEVVKRIKGMQDLFGDMHDAHVAAEIIAEAREEAVVVAPPPDPIPGLEALAAIARAETERLFREAQGVWLGGRADEFFAAVDQVLAELRGAGENREIERKYLLRRMPPLPEGAIRTDIAQGYLPGERLNERVRRVRRGDEVRYYRTIKTGSGLSRMELEEETSERIFRHLWRLTQGARIRKLRFRVAEGDLTWEIDRFRGRRLALAEVELPSEDADAPIPEWLAPYVEREVTGEKEYVNINLAG
- a CDS encoding insulinase family protein; the protein is MRIFRIIAPLVLALAACSPPGAPAPAASPRPAPGIPEIRFDHRGDTLVITDTLPNGLVYYVRHNAEPRNRAELRLVLNVGSVLEDDDQLGLAHFLEHMAFNGTRRFARNELIDYLERVGMRFGPDVNASTSFDETVYMLQLPTDSAGVLDTGLTILEHWASGIALDSAEIEAERGVVIEEWRRWRGAGARVSDRQFPFLFAGSRYAERSPIGDPEIIRTFRHETLRRFYQQWYRPELMAVVAVGDFDPAEMERKIREVFGAIPALGGPARPEIAVPARDSARVIVTVDPEITSTALSVNWFRPARRDWSPGGFRLGLVESMFAGMLGDRLNDISLRPDAPFLDVGSYLGGSLRPVETFALSAAVPQGGVERGLAAVLTEVQRAARHGFTPAELEREKAEFLRMWEQMYAERHKTTSGQYAGQYAEHFLRGGLLRTLDEEWAMLNAFLPGITVEDANEVARGYAAMRDRTVLVTAPEHAGASLPDERRLAAISDSVARAPVEPYRETASEAPLLAQLPAAGRIVSEEFVPEAGITRWALSNGAQVVLKPTDFQDDQVLFAATSPGGLSLLPDSLYLHGRLATAAVQVGGVGALGLTELQRRLAGKAASVGTTIGELQETVNGYAAPRDVETLFQLVHLYFTAPRRDTAAWEAFRQRGREMLRNRGATPESAFGDTLTAVLTQRHPRARPFTAAMYDSLDLDRAIAIYRQRFADAGDFTFFLVGSFQPHEVRPFVERYLASLPATGARERWRDSGIRPPAGVVEKTVRRGVEPKARTTLYFTGPAQFSREARSEITSLADALEIRLRERLREQLGGTYGVTVSANVSRDPVPQYAVAIDFNTDPHRLDELTRVTFAEIDSLRARGVPADVVQKVREAHRRSKETSLRQNDV